One Flagellimonas sp. CMM7 genomic region harbors:
- a CDS encoding carbonic anhydrase family protein — MITQTKETQAALNPNTALELLKEGNKRFVEQNQADRDLLAQVAETTTGQYPFATILSCIDSRVSAELIFDQGVGDIFSARVAGNIVNADILGSMEFACKLAGTKIIVVLGHTSCGAVKGACDDAKMGNLTELLSKIRPAVKAVSEPSDADERTSKNLDFVNSVAEKNVKMTIDNIRKQSPVLKEMEDNGEILIVGGMYDISNGKVHYI, encoded by the coding sequence ATGATCACACAGACTAAAGAAACACAGGCCGCATTAAATCCCAACACAGCGTTGGAACTTCTTAAGGAAGGCAACAAACGTTTTGTAGAACAAAATCAGGCAGATAGAGATTTATTGGCTCAAGTAGCAGAAACCACAACAGGTCAATATCCTTTTGCAACTATTCTTAGTTGTATAGATTCTCGCGTTTCAGCAGAACTAATTTTTGACCAAGGGGTTGGAGACATTTTTAGTGCAAGAGTTGCGGGTAATATTGTCAACGCCGATATTTTGGGCAGTATGGAGTTTGCCTGTAAGCTAGCGGGCACAAAAATAATTGTGGTTTTAGGTCATACAAGTTGCGGAGCTGTAAAGGGTGCATGCGATGATGCCAAAATGGGAAACCTTACAGAACTCCTTAGCAAAATAAGGCCGGCAGTTAAGGCTGTTTCCGAGCCATCTGATGCAGATGAGAGAACCTCCAAAAATCTTGATTTTGTAAATTCAGTAGCAGAAAAAAATGTAAAAATGACTATTGATAACATAAGGAAACAAAGTCCGGTCTTAAAAGAAATGGAAGATAACGGAGAAATACTTATTGTTGGCGGCATGTATGATATTTCCAACGGAAAGGTTCATTACATATAG
- a CDS encoding SulP family inorganic anion transporter, whose protein sequence is MFKYLKNDLPASAVVFFVALPLCLGIALASGAPLFSGLIAGIVGGIIVGALSGSQIGVSGPAAGLAAIVLTAITALGGFENFLVAVVLGGLIQIIFSILKAGVIAYYFPSSVIKGMLTGIGIIIILKQIPHFFGYDADPEGDFSFFQVDGENTFSEIINAVNFISPGATIVAIVALLILILWDKVLSKKSKVFQLVQGPLVAVVIGILYFIFTKDNESLAISSDHLVSVPIPDSIESFGNLLRFPNFAVIGSPEIWITAFTIALVASLETLLCVEATDKLDPYKRTTPTNKELLAQGIGNSISGMIGGLPITQVIVRSSANIQSGGRTKASAIIHGFFLLISVMLIPKLLNMIPLSVLAAILFIVGYKLAKPGLFKKMYDLGWKQFVPFVVTVVGIVFTDLLIGIGLGLGVGIIVILIKSYQNSHFLHIEDKSNGAHKIKMTLAEEVTFFNKGAILKELDSLPENSYLELDVRKTRYLDNDIIEILEDFSEKARNKNIGIKLISERGEVENPESYIQFFQLDINRHKNLQHDHTD, encoded by the coding sequence ATGTTCAAGTATTTAAAAAATGACTTGCCAGCAAGTGCTGTGGTATTCTTTGTTGCATTACCACTTTGCTTAGGTATAGCCCTTGCCAGTGGAGCCCCCTTATTTTCTGGCTTAATTGCTGGTATCGTCGGTGGAATTATCGTTGGAGCTCTTAGTGGTTCTCAAATTGGCGTAAGTGGTCCCGCAGCTGGTTTGGCAGCAATTGTATTGACTGCAATAACTGCCCTAGGTGGTTTTGAAAATTTCCTTGTAGCCGTTGTGCTTGGGGGTCTTATCCAAATAATCTTTAGTATTTTAAAGGCGGGGGTAATCGCGTATTACTTCCCATCATCCGTTATCAAAGGTATGCTTACAGGAATTGGAATTATTATTATTCTAAAACAAATTCCACACTTTTTTGGTTATGATGCAGACCCAGAAGGGGATTTTTCTTTTTTTCAGGTAGATGGAGAAAATACCTTTAGCGAAATCATAAATGCCGTTAATTTTATTAGTCCCGGAGCAACCATTGTTGCCATTGTTGCATTGCTTATTCTCATTTTGTGGGATAAGGTTCTAAGTAAAAAATCAAAAGTATTTCAATTGGTACAAGGTCCTTTGGTAGCTGTTGTTATCGGAATCCTATATTTTATTTTTACAAAGGACAATGAGTCCCTGGCTATTTCAAGTGATCATTTAGTAAGTGTTCCTATTCCAGATAGCATTGAATCTTTTGGAAATCTTTTAAGGTTTCCAAACTTTGCTGTTATTGGAAGCCCAGAAATATGGATTACTGCTTTTACAATTGCCTTAGTGGCAAGTTTGGAAACTTTATTGTGTGTTGAGGCAACTGACAAACTAGATCCCTATAAAAGAACTACCCCAACTAACAAAGAATTATTGGCCCAAGGAATTGGAAACAGTATTTCTGGTATGATAGGAGGTTTGCCTATTACTCAAGTAATTGTTCGTAGTTCGGCAAACATACAATCTGGCGGTAGAACCAAAGCATCAGCTATTATTCATGGTTTCTTCCTTTTGATTTCGGTAATGCTTATTCCAAAGTTACTAAATATGATTCCTTTATCCGTACTAGCCGCTATTCTCTTTATAGTTGGATATAAATTGGCAAAACCGGGATTGTTCAAAAAAATGTATGATTTAGGTTGGAAACAATTCGTCCCCTTCGTTGTTACCGTAGTAGGTATTGTATTTACTGATTTATTGATAGGAATTGGTCTTGGATTAGGTGTAGGTATTATTGTCATCTTGATTAAAAGTTACCAAAATTCTCACTTCTTGCACATTGAAGACAAGAGTAATGGTGCCCATAAGATAAAAATGACACTTGCTGAAGAAGTGACTTTCTTTAATAAAGGAGCCATTCTTAAAGAACTAGATAGTCTTCCTGAAAATTCATATCTTGAATTGGATGTGAGAAAGACTCGCTATCTAGACAATGACATTATCGAAATTCTGGAAGATTTTTCAGAAAAGGCCAGAAACAAGAACATAGGAATAAAACTAATTTCTGAAAGAGGAGAAGTTGAAAATCCTGAAAGCTATATCCAGTTTTTTCAACTTGACATTAATCGACATAAAAATCTACAACATGATCACACAGACTAA